In Carassius gibelio isolate Cgi1373 ecotype wild population from Czech Republic chromosome B17, carGib1.2-hapl.c, whole genome shotgun sequence, a single window of DNA contains:
- the sanbr gene encoding SANT and BTB domain regulator of class switch recombination isoform X1 yields MKEEHCYQRKQRINLEQEMNRLCSVNNNFPYDNNLLVLDMVLSSLWASSQPINWENVAKLVPGFTPKECAQRFEELKTTGSFPHVDDQCNPLTGAVSSPSEPFSTYIKSNLLDITVDKEEPPSNQATLSESGLTVISTGHGASAEIEIADPAKKIEKTEGNKIPNMVIHVCDEAKNLKQDFVCPRNLLVKEMRYFEEYLSVDPQRWDEVDISVHCDVQIFDWLMNYVKSHNTEHSRGKHMDKPKLEHSNVISILISSEFLKMETLVEECIQFCHQHMSAIIATPCNMNCINNILAGRIADLFSHNEADELKDKKDKFKSKLFQKKIERLFDHGYQNRDSPGNASTLYRCGLCLKLLTKETERKIPCVPNKINVDVRGNIVFTHTRHKAWEVHGFVNGLYEELKSWDLVYWRIWGTVNFLTCSRCKQAFLCTDLGQCKYHPEAVVYPGIGADHRWHGIGLYPCCNQKVLRFDPSSMSKGCKIRDHIVRAADGGDCGDHNVNSAQTRILNDLLLHREAVCVPESCSSEDPSAGSERVPGCDVMLEPGVLTAHRPKETTAFSLLKNWSLQLRQQSLLSEDEEYTTGSEVTEDEVGDEEDTSKKQAAKKARKSGKPLKKQVSSPSFQRKEKTGEKAPSRDSTPFIVSIQKNKWDSNRSMRYNQDLQREEDQRRMEEIIANLTKMRFGDQEQTKFKDTKEPAGGLYSRLEAQFKSSPQSSGRHNSSEKTRAKTRSGPSRPT; encoded by the exons ATGAAAGAAGAGCATTGTTACCAGAGGAAACAGCGCATAAATCTGGAACAGG AAATGAATCGTCTGTGCTCTGTTAATAATAACTTTCCATATGATAACAACCTCCTGGTGCTGGACATGGTCCTGAGCTCACTATGGGCTTCATCTCAGCCAATCAACTGGGAGAATGTTGCCAAGTTGGTCCCAGGGTTCACCCCTAAAGAG TGTGCGCAAAGGTTTGAAGAGTTAAAGACTACAGGCAGTTTCCCTCACGTTGATGACCAGTGTAACCCACTGACCGGTGCAGTGAGCTCTCCATCGGAACCCTTTTCCACCTACATCAAATCGAATTTATTGGACATTACAGTAGATAAAGAGGAACCACCGTCCAATCAGGCCACTCTCTCAGAGTCAG GCCTCACTGTGATCTCTACTGGTCATGGAGCCTCTGCAGAAATTGAGATTGCAGATCCTGCCAAGAAGATTGAGAAAACAGAAGGGAATAAAAT CCCCAACATGGTAATCCACGTTTGTGATGAGGCAAAGAACCTGAAGCAGGACTTTGTGTGTCCAAGGAACCTTCTGGTAAAAGAGATGCGTTACTTTGAAGAGTATCTTTCTGTGGACCCACAGCGCTGGGACGAGGTGGACATTTCTGTCCACTGTGATGTCCAGATCTTCGACTGGCTCATGAACTACGTCAAGAGTCACAACACTGAACATTCACGTGGAAAACACATGGACAAACCCAAACTGG AGCACAGCAATGTCATCTCAATCCTGATCTCCTCCGAGTTCTTGAAGATGGAAACTTTA GTTGAGGAGTGTATCCAATTTTGTCACCAACATATGAGTGCCATCATAGCAACACCATGCAATATGAACTGCATCAACAACATCCTGGCTGGACGCATCGCTGATCTGTTCAGCCACAACGAGGCAGATGAACTCAAggacaaaaaagacaaattcaaaaG TAAACTGTTTCAGAAGAAGATCGAACGATTATTTGATCATGGTTATCAGAATCGCGATTCCCCTGGGAACGCATCTACTCTGTACAG ATGTGGACTTTGCCTTAAGCTTTTAACcaaagaaacagagagaaaaatccCTTGTGTTCCAAACAAAATCAACGTAGATGTCCGAGGAAACATTGTATTCACTCACACCAG ACATAAGGCCTGGGAGGTTCATGGGTTTGTGAATGGGCTTTATGAAGAGTTGAAGTCCTGGGATCTGGTCTACTGGAGGATCTGGGGCACAGTCAATTTCCTTACCTGTTCACGCTGCAAGCAG GCATTCCTGTGTACAGATTTGGGCCAGTGTAAGTACCACCCAGAGGCGGTTGTGTATCCTGGAATTGGGGCAGATCATAGATGGCATGGCATTGGTCTTTACCCCTGCTGCAACCAGAAAGTCCTAAGATTCGATCCCTCCTCCATGTCCAAG GGCTGTAAAATAAGAGACCACATTGTGAGAGCAGCAGATGGTGGTGACTGCGGCGATCACAATGTAAACTCTGCCCAGACCAGAATACTCAATGACCTGCTGCTACACAGAGAGGCTGTGTGTGTGCCAGAGAG ctgtagctCTGAGGACCCTTCTGCAGGCAGTGAACGTGTGCCAGGATGTGATGTAATGCTGGAGCCAGGGGTGCTTACAGCTCACAGACCCAAGGAAACCACAGCT TTTTCACTGTTAAAAAACTGGAGTCTTCAGCTG CGGCAGCAGTCTCTGCTGTCTGAAGATGAGGAGTACACTACCGGGTCAGAGGTCACAGAGGATGAGGTCGGGGATGAAGAAGATACATCGAAAAAACAAG CTGCAAAGAAGGCAAGAAAATCTGGAAAACCTTTGAAAAAACAAGTGTCCTCCCCCAGTTTCCAGCGTAAGGAGAAAACTGGAGAAAAG GCACCATCTCGAGACTccaccccattcat CGTCAGCATCCAGAAGAATAAGTGGGATAGCAATCGCTCTATGAGGTACAATCAGGACCTACAAAGGGAGGAGG ATCAGAGGAGAATGGAGGAGATTATAGCAAATCTCACTAAAATGCGCTTTGGTGATCAAGAGCAGACGAAGTTTAAAGACACAAAAGAG CCTGCAGGGGGGCTCTACTCGAGGCTGGAGGCCCAGTTTAAGTCCTCCCCTCAGTCCAGCGGAAGACACAACAGCTCAGAGAAAACTCG agCGAAGACACGCTCGGGGCCGTCGAGACCGACTTAG
- the LOC127976750 gene encoding peroxisomal membrane protein PEX13, with the protein MALPPPKPWERRIPGTMAAPLNYRSFDFGSVSQSGPSVSSSPVLTRVAPPIPPRPVQQAYRPTYSSFPSSYSPFGSSIYGGYSPYSYSGYGVGGGLGYNRYNLTDDIPPSRFVQQAEESSRGAFQSIESIVHAFSSVSMMMDATFSAVYNSFRAVLDVANHFSRLRIHFTKVLSAFALVRTLRYLYRRLQRLLGLRQDSEVDDLWADSTASSIVSSSGTRGAGIDDPRTNPVKSWPIFLFLAVVFGGPYLIWKLLRSAEGTEDNATNWATGEDDHVVARAEYDFTAASEEEISLQAGDMLNLAPKEQQPRVRGWLLASVDGQITGLVPANYVKVLGRRRGRKHAELERMAQAQQAAQNLPASQTAVATASVPNSRLAVPATSVPDELLESVYDETHGLHAALEVQPSTNNNGDTTVITSEKMDL; encoded by the exons ATGGCTCTGCCTCCACCAAAACCATGGGAAAGGCGAATCCCTGGAACCATGGCTGCACCACTAAACTATCG CTCATTTGACTTTGGATCCGTGTCACAGAGTGGACCATCAGTGTCTAGTTCTCCCGTTCTAACACGTGTGGCACCACCCATCCCTCCAAGACCAGTTCAACAGGCATACCGCCCTACATACAGCTCATTTCCCTCCTCATACAGCCCTTTTGGGAGCTCCATTTATGGGGGCTACAGCCCCTACAGCTACAGTGGTTATGGAGTTGGAGGGGGCCTGGGTTATAACCGCTATAACCTAACAGACGACATCCCACCCAGCCGCTTTGTCCAGCAGGCAGAGGAGAGCAGCCGTGGAGCATTTCAGTCCATTGAAAGCATTGTCCACGCCTTTTCGTCGGTCAGCATGATGATGGATGCTACTTTCTCTGCCGTCTATAACAGCTTCCGTGCTGTTCTGGATGTGGCCAATCACTTCTCCCGCTTGCGCATACATTTCACAAAAGTGCTGTCTGCTTTCGCCTTGGTTAGGACCCTTAGGTACCTATATCGCAGGCTCCAGAGGCTGCTTGGGTTGCGTCAGGATTCAGAGGTGGATGACTTGTGGGCGGACAGCACGGCTTCCTCCATTGTGTCTTCTTCAGGAACCAGAGGAGCAGGGATAGATGACCCCAGAACAAATCCTGTCAAATCATGGCCCATTTTCTTGTTCCTTGCTGTAGTTTTTGGAGGGCCGTATTTGATCTGGAAGCTTTTGCGGTCTGCTGAGGGTACTGAGGACAATG CCACCAACTGGGCAACTGGGGAGGATGACCATGTGGTAGCACGAGCCGAGTATGACTTCACAGCTGCATCCGAAGAAGAGATATCTCTGCAGGCTGGAGACATGCTTAATCTTGCCCCTAAAG AACAACAGCCCAGGGTGCGTGGCTGGCTCTTAGCCAGCGTGGATGGGCAGATTACTGGCCTCGTACCTGCCAACTACGTCAAAGTGTTGGGCCGGAGGAGAGGCAGAAAGCATGCAGAATTAGAGAGGATGGCACAGGCCCAGCAGGCTGCACAAAACCTTCCTGCATCTCAAACTGCTGTGGCTACAGCTTCTGTTCCCAACTCCAGGCTGGCGGTCCCTGCCACATCAGTTCCAGATGAGCTGCTGGAGTCTGTTTATGATGAAACACATGGCCTTCATGCTGCCCTGGAGGTGCAGCCTTCCACAAACAACAACGGTGATACTACAGTGATAACCTCAGAAAAGATGGACTTATGA
- the sanbr gene encoding SANT and BTB domain regulator of class switch recombination isoform X2 → MNRLCSVNNNFPYDNNLLVLDMVLSSLWASSQPINWENVAKLVPGFTPKECAQRFEELKTTGSFPHVDDQCNPLTGAVSSPSEPFSTYIKSNLLDITVDKEEPPSNQATLSESGLTVISTGHGASAEIEIADPAKKIEKTEGNKIPNMVIHVCDEAKNLKQDFVCPRNLLVKEMRYFEEYLSVDPQRWDEVDISVHCDVQIFDWLMNYVKSHNTEHSRGKHMDKPKLEHSNVISILISSEFLKMETLVEECIQFCHQHMSAIIATPCNMNCINNILAGRIADLFSHNEADELKDKKDKFKSKLFQKKIERLFDHGYQNRDSPGNASTLYRCGLCLKLLTKETERKIPCVPNKINVDVRGNIVFTHTRHKAWEVHGFVNGLYEELKSWDLVYWRIWGTVNFLTCSRCKQAFLCTDLGQCKYHPEAVVYPGIGADHRWHGIGLYPCCNQKVLRFDPSSMSKGCKIRDHIVRAADGGDCGDHNVNSAQTRILNDLLLHREAVCVPESCSSEDPSAGSERVPGCDVMLEPGVLTAHRPKETTAFSLLKNWSLQLRQQSLLSEDEEYTTGSEVTEDEVGDEEDTSKKQAAKKARKSGKPLKKQVSSPSFQRKEKTGEKAPSRDSTPFIVSIQKNKWDSNRSMRYNQDLQREEDQRRMEEIIANLTKMRFGDQEQTKFKDTKEPAGGLYSRLEAQFKSSPQSSGRHNSSEKTRAKTRSGPSRPT, encoded by the exons ATGAATCGTCTGTGCTCTGTTAATAATAACTTTCCATATGATAACAACCTCCTGGTGCTGGACATGGTCCTGAGCTCACTATGGGCTTCATCTCAGCCAATCAACTGGGAGAATGTTGCCAAGTTGGTCCCAGGGTTCACCCCTAAAGAG TGTGCGCAAAGGTTTGAAGAGTTAAAGACTACAGGCAGTTTCCCTCACGTTGATGACCAGTGTAACCCACTGACCGGTGCAGTGAGCTCTCCATCGGAACCCTTTTCCACCTACATCAAATCGAATTTATTGGACATTACAGTAGATAAAGAGGAACCACCGTCCAATCAGGCCACTCTCTCAGAGTCAG GCCTCACTGTGATCTCTACTGGTCATGGAGCCTCTGCAGAAATTGAGATTGCAGATCCTGCCAAGAAGATTGAGAAAACAGAAGGGAATAAAAT CCCCAACATGGTAATCCACGTTTGTGATGAGGCAAAGAACCTGAAGCAGGACTTTGTGTGTCCAAGGAACCTTCTGGTAAAAGAGATGCGTTACTTTGAAGAGTATCTTTCTGTGGACCCACAGCGCTGGGACGAGGTGGACATTTCTGTCCACTGTGATGTCCAGATCTTCGACTGGCTCATGAACTACGTCAAGAGTCACAACACTGAACATTCACGTGGAAAACACATGGACAAACCCAAACTGG AGCACAGCAATGTCATCTCAATCCTGATCTCCTCCGAGTTCTTGAAGATGGAAACTTTA GTTGAGGAGTGTATCCAATTTTGTCACCAACATATGAGTGCCATCATAGCAACACCATGCAATATGAACTGCATCAACAACATCCTGGCTGGACGCATCGCTGATCTGTTCAGCCACAACGAGGCAGATGAACTCAAggacaaaaaagacaaattcaaaaG TAAACTGTTTCAGAAGAAGATCGAACGATTATTTGATCATGGTTATCAGAATCGCGATTCCCCTGGGAACGCATCTACTCTGTACAG ATGTGGACTTTGCCTTAAGCTTTTAACcaaagaaacagagagaaaaatccCTTGTGTTCCAAACAAAATCAACGTAGATGTCCGAGGAAACATTGTATTCACTCACACCAG ACATAAGGCCTGGGAGGTTCATGGGTTTGTGAATGGGCTTTATGAAGAGTTGAAGTCCTGGGATCTGGTCTACTGGAGGATCTGGGGCACAGTCAATTTCCTTACCTGTTCACGCTGCAAGCAG GCATTCCTGTGTACAGATTTGGGCCAGTGTAAGTACCACCCAGAGGCGGTTGTGTATCCTGGAATTGGGGCAGATCATAGATGGCATGGCATTGGTCTTTACCCCTGCTGCAACCAGAAAGTCCTAAGATTCGATCCCTCCTCCATGTCCAAG GGCTGTAAAATAAGAGACCACATTGTGAGAGCAGCAGATGGTGGTGACTGCGGCGATCACAATGTAAACTCTGCCCAGACCAGAATACTCAATGACCTGCTGCTACACAGAGAGGCTGTGTGTGTGCCAGAGAG ctgtagctCTGAGGACCCTTCTGCAGGCAGTGAACGTGTGCCAGGATGTGATGTAATGCTGGAGCCAGGGGTGCTTACAGCTCACAGACCCAAGGAAACCACAGCT TTTTCACTGTTAAAAAACTGGAGTCTTCAGCTG CGGCAGCAGTCTCTGCTGTCTGAAGATGAGGAGTACACTACCGGGTCAGAGGTCACAGAGGATGAGGTCGGGGATGAAGAAGATACATCGAAAAAACAAG CTGCAAAGAAGGCAAGAAAATCTGGAAAACCTTTGAAAAAACAAGTGTCCTCCCCCAGTTTCCAGCGTAAGGAGAAAACTGGAGAAAAG GCACCATCTCGAGACTccaccccattcat CGTCAGCATCCAGAAGAATAAGTGGGATAGCAATCGCTCTATGAGGTACAATCAGGACCTACAAAGGGAGGAGG ATCAGAGGAGAATGGAGGAGATTATAGCAAATCTCACTAAAATGCGCTTTGGTGATCAAGAGCAGACGAAGTTTAAAGACACAAAAGAG CCTGCAGGGGGGCTCTACTCGAGGCTGGAGGCCCAGTTTAAGTCCTCCCCTCAGTCCAGCGGAAGACACAACAGCTCAGAGAAAACTCG agCGAAGACACGCTCGGGGCCGTCGAGACCGACTTAG